The Methylomonas montana DNA window CCAGATCGAGGTCAAGGTTGAGCTGCTGCCGGCGCCACTCATAATGTTTTGCTTGTTGCCGGCCGTGCTCAGGTTGGAATAACGCGGCGCCAAGCCCATAAACTGGCGGGCATCGTTGGCCGGATTGCCGTAGAACAGGGTTTGCGCCTGGGTTTGGTTCATTGCTTCCAGGAACAGCGAGTCTTCCTGGAGCCGGAAAGCCGCGGTATTGCCGTTGAGCAATGCCAAGTCCTTATCGACTACCGCGTAGGCTTCCAACATGCCGATCGCTTCGTCTACTTGCGACGTGGTGGCTTTGCTGGATGGCACCCCTTTGTTATACGACCGCCAATACACGGACGGCAAACCGGTCGCCACCGAGACCCGGTGACCGGTCGGCAAATTGCCTTCCACGAACAACGCGTCTTCGAGGATTTCATTGGTTTGGGAAAGCAAGTTGGCAACCACCGCAACCTTGCCGTCCGGGTCTTGCATTTTGGCCCAGTCGGCTAGCGTCTTGGCATTGCTGGATAACGCCGTAGTACCAAACGCGGCGCCATATAGCCAATTGTTATCGACCGATAGGGCGCTAAAGGCGTGGTGAAAAACATCCGCCTGGGCAGTCGCGCTTAAGCAGCCCGCCAAAACGAACAGAACGGCAGTCAATACCGTCCACGAAAAGCATCGAAACAACCGATTCTTCATTCTATTCTCCGAAAATTACAATAATGGCTTAGGGATTAAGGCTTGGCGCATCGGCGTGATTCCTAAGCCGAACCGATGCCGTCCAAGCCCTAAGCGCTAACTCATTACTGCTGGTTGGGGTAAAGCGTGGAAGCGGCCGACTTGGTCTGCGACGATGGGCGTTGTCCGCCAGACACCAGTGAATCTTCCGAAATCAATTTGCCGGCCCGAACAAACACCCGAATCAAATCCGGATGATTGCCAAGGCCCGTTTTGTCCAATTGCTCCCTCAGCGCTGGTGTCACGAAAGCGTCCCTGGCTCTAGCGGCATAAGTCAGGTTTTCGTCGAATTTCGCGCCGCCGTATTCTTTATCCGCTCGGGCCTCTGCTTCCCAGTCAGCTTTCTGCTGTTCAATGGCAGAAAAATGTTCGCTCAGCATTTTTTGCTGTAGCTGTGCCCCCATGGAGGCAAAATGCTGAGCTTGTTCCTGGCTGAGTTTGGCTTCCAAGGCCATCGCCTTGAACGCATCCATCATGACCGGGTCAGCCTCGAAGCCGTCCGGAAAGCTAAAGTCGGCGTATTCGGTTAGCGGTTCGGTGGTATCAGTGGTATCGGCGGTCTTGCCTGCATCGCCATCGGCTGTTGCGCCATCGACTGGGGCTTGATCAGTGGGTTGTGGCGCCGGATCGGCCGCACCTGGCTGACCGCCGCCTAATAAGGTGGCGCCCGCATCGGCTGGGCTGCTGCCAGCAGCGGGTTCAGCTGCACCGCCCCCGCTACCGGCTCCGCCTTCACTACCAGGGGCCGCAGACCAATAGCCGCGTGCGGTGAGTTTGTTTTTTAAAATGCTAAATGCCATGTGATT harbors:
- a CDS encoding major capsid protein; its protein translation is MKNRLFRCFSWTVLTAVLFVLAGCLSATAQADVFHHAFSALSVDNNWLYGAAFGTTALSSNAKTLADWAKMQDPDGKVAVVANLLSQTNEILEDALFVEGNLPTGHRVSVATGLPSVYWRSYNKGVPSSKATTSQVDEAIGMLEAYAVVDKDLALLNGNTAAFRLQEDSLFLEAMNQTQAQTLFYGNPANDARQFMGLAPRYSNLSTAGNKQNIMSGAGSSSTLTSIWLVVWGENTVFCPFPKGSQAGLLHEDQGELTVYDDNQNRYQAFQTHYQWKNGLCVKDWRYVVRIANIETNPATAGGLGSSSGTQPDILALMSRALDRIPNLGAGKPCFYMNRTLYSYLRLQALSKSNYALAIEKALSQFGTPQSWTTFMGVPLRKVDAITNTESTVS